Proteins from a genomic interval of Antedon mediterranea chromosome 5, ecAntMedi1.1, whole genome shotgun sequence:
- the LOC140048847 gene encoding alpha-N-acetylneuraminide alpha-2,8-sialyltransferase-like, translating to MAKYKGYEKDVGNRTDLSGINYVKCNQVLQCFSKQKKKCPAYKELLALRKSIILLTVFTDGLKTKARFRRHMAFVDMLYKSGIKFDIRVSAEGATAAIKMFWKLSKMPTAGIRGIAIALTMCRSVSAYGFYTSTVSPSGKPVPYHYFDHMKLGGYRSHNFSEEQVVLSELNRNQVIRMVTDRCN from the exons ATGGCCAAGTATAAAGGTTACGAGAAAGATGTTGGGAATCGAACAGATTTGAGTGGAATTAATTATGTGAAATGTAATCAAGTGTTGCAATGTTTTTCGAAACAAAAGAAGAAATGTCCGGCTTATAAAGAACTGTTGGCTTTGCGTAAATCCATTATTTTGTTGACTGTTTTTACTGACGGTCTAAAGACTAAAGCACGATTCAGAAGACATATGGCATTTGTAGACATGTTGTATAAAAGTGGCATTAAATTTGATATAAGAGTGTCGGCAGAAGGTGCCACTGCAGCTATTAAAAT GTTTTGGAAGTTAAGTAAGATGCCAACAGCTGGGATTCGAGGTATAGCAATTGCTTTAACCATGTGCCGCTCAGTATCTGCATACGGGTTTTATACTTCGACTGTTAGTCCAAGTGGAAAACCAGTTCCGTACCATTATTTCGACCACATGAAACTTGGCGGGTACCGTTCACATAACTTTAGCGAGGAGCAAGTTGTTTTAAGTGAATTAAATCGAAATCAAGTGATACGAATGGTAACCGATAGGTGTAATTAG